The region TCCATGTAGTTTAATTTCACAAAGGAACGGAACGTGCGTCATTTCGTTTCGAGACATTTTTTCCTATACTTGGTGAACTGTAAATAAGGGGAGACATCTTCGGAAAACCGACTCACTTCAAGGTAATCTCCTCCGAGGTTGATTTCTTGACCTCTCTCGTGAAATGCTGGAAGAGAAGGAATGGGGAGTGGATTACGAGGGTGACGTAAAGATTGGTTGATTTGAATTGGACGAGCGCATTGGACGAGCGAAGTTACAGTTTAGTCTTCCATTCTCCTTCGCTCCTTGTGACCTTGACGTTGTGCCTTGTCCGGTAACGAAAAGCTGACCGACGAAGACATCGCCCTGTCCAACCGGCTCAAGCAGTGGATCTCGGAGGAGCAGAGGCGAAACCTGAGCCGTGCCGAGAAACTGGGCCACCAGCTCGAGGACATGATCCAGGAGTGCCGCGTCCACGAAGGCGACTGCCTCAGCACTCAGTGAGATTAAGATTCTCTGTCCTGGCTGTGCACGGGGCATTTCcgtaattttaaaaaaataggctttttgatttaTAACTGTgctttcttcggcatagcattgccagtgctgtagtacatcagaatacagctaagacgtgctaactagcaggctgactaatattgaatagtttactttttaactattactgtttgtCTCTTTAATTATTGAAAGGCCTGCAGCTGACAGTAAGTGATATCCATATCAGtgtctagaatttcgaaaatccGCGGTTACCACCggcgctgtagcccaacaaatttaGGCTATTTTTACGAGTTACGTGCATTAGAGAGGTTgccttgcctgcaagcttctcgaaagcgtgTGTATTTTGGCGgtatgtagccaaaatttgtcagGCCACAGCGCCGCGAGGGTAATCACGtgttcgaaattgtaaaaactgatacggatataaCTTACGATGGACTATCAGTAATTAAGGAccttaacagtaatagttaaaaagttaactattcaatattagttgatCATTTTTATAgttagcgcgtcttagctgtattttgatgtactGAACCGCTGACAgtagtatgcaaaaaaaaaaaggcgctcttCTAAGTCAAAAAGCCTATGTTTGTGAAACACCCTATACGCATATGCTGGCATTGCTGCAGCAGCACGTATACCTTGGGCGTTTCTTGTTCGTGACCGGTCCGACGTGCGCTCCGTCTCCCTTTTACTCTAGGATCCTGGAGATCCGGATGGTGCCACGTTACGGCAACTGCTACTGCCTCGGCTGCAATAGCAGCCGCTTCAGCTGGCAGGCAATGCAGATGTCGGATCCCGAAAACGGCGAGTGTCTGCTACTTCCACCTCACGTGTTATGTTAATCTGCGTGTCAAACCTTTTGTACGGATGGTTTTGCTGTGTGCTGTCGGCGTCGAACTGGTGTGGAACGCTTGCGCAGTGTGCAGTAGCCTATAAAGGGCTAAGTATTAACTAATAATGATTTTCAGCTGATATACCTTCGCGCAAACGTTGCCTGTAAAATCTAGCAGGCTCGCTGGGGGAAAGAGCGAGAAGGAGAAATAACCTTACTGCGATGAAGCACCAAGCGATATCCTGCAACAATGTCGCGAAGGCTAGCTGCTTTGTCAGCTATAGTCCGAGACTTGTCATGCGCACCACGTTGTGGGAAAATGCCCCCTATTCTAAATATGGTACATTCCTTTTTTTTCCGGCCTCATTGTTTGCCGGACACTGCGCCGCTGGCGCGCTCTTCATAGGTTTGATTCCAGCTGTATGCCACCTTTATATTTGATTTATGATTTAGCCTGTTACGCCTATGGCGGCCAGGGCGGGGCActtattttagtgcgctagcacttgtaGTGGCCATTCTCCGCATTTGGGCgctgtgtgtttgtctgaagacggttttgtggcaggctgctcacctgcccactgggtgGTGGGCAGCCTGCCTACCGTGTCAGGGCATTTAATTGTGAGAGGTTgctagggaagagcaacctgggtcgcaacccaaccgAAGCAGCCCAAGTCCCGCCGATTGCATCACCTTCCAttgcacctgccttgtgccactgtgCCACTGGTCACCTGCccaccggctacaccttggcaagtaagccacccggtgggcaaTTAAGCCActgcccacctgcccaccgggtggcttttgccaaggtgtagccggtggGAAGGTGAGCAGGGGCGCAGTGGCATAAGGCAGGCGCTATGGCCTGTGTTGTCATGTCCTCCTTTCACTTTtccatgaaagaacacacacacaccaacaacCACCTTAACCTAGCAGAGCAGCGCTGCACCGAAACACATCATGATAGAGCACATTACGCATTTGGCCTAAATATCCAAATCGACAGACAtattttttactcctttttttacgaTTCCTACCTAATTTATGTGTACTGGACTTGCTCGTCTTCTCCCTGAAACGCGTTTGGTCGCACTCGTCTTATGGAAGGTTTGCGGATGTCTCTGAACATGGAGCCGGAGGAGTTCCTGCCCTTGACGGTGGACGCCGGCTTCTACATCATGGTGCACCAGGCTGGTGCCCAGGAGGAAGTGTTTGACAACGCCGTCTACGCCCCTCCTGGTGCCACCACTTACATCGGCGTCGCCAAGGTGTGCTCTTACCCTGCAGTCATTTAAGCCCGTCGCACATTTCTCGCCAGCGATATTCACGAAACGCCATTTCTTTCAGACCATCTCCAAGAATCTCAAGGAGCCGTACAAGAATCCCTGCCAGGATCACTGGCCACCAGAATTGGAGAAATACGTAGTCAAAGGCATAGTGTACACAAAGCGGGTACGTATATATACGCCAACTTATATGTCAGGTGAATGGAACGGCGTACTGTGCATACGAGGGCGACAAGTATACATGATTAATTGTGCTGCATAAAATTCGGAAGCATGATGAGAAAAATGCATGAAAGTTGAAGTCTTCTTGGTCATATACATCATTACGAAGTAGTTTTAATGAAACAGTTTTCTTGTATCTGCGATCACTAATCAAGTCGATTGCTTCAGACGGGTTCCTTATGAATGTGTACGCAACATCCGCGTCATTCAAGGCCTGCGACGAGTACTGCTACCAGGTGCACATCTTCGAGAAGTGTGGATGCCGATCTTTCAACCACATTCGGGTATTCGCGCCTCAACTGATGGAGTCGCCCGTCTGCGTGGATGTTCTTCGAGGTACGTAAGCTATACTAGAGCGCCTTTTTCGCGGGCCACATGTGCCGCTTAGCTCGCTGTCGGCAGTTCAGACAATTTAGAGgatgcacacttttctttgccaACTATGAAACTTTTATGAAAGACCGCGTACGCTGGGAAACATTCCGCAACTCACTGAATTTCGGTGCCTTCGCAGTTGTGTTTGTAGATTAGCTATTATCCGCTGTTCTGGATTAGAGATGAACCTCGTCACTGACAACGGGTGTACACGGCCGGGTTTCGCGTATTCTGCTCTCGCTCGCTGGACCCATACGTCAACGTGCCATCATAAAACATCTACGAAGTGTTCTTCACGTCTACATTCTGTGACTGCCGTGCATGCTCTTGCCATCTGTTTGAATCGCGGCGGCCATAGTAATGTCTAGTGGGAAAGCTTCGCCGTTCGTGTTAGAAAGCAAGTGTACTGTTGTCTTGCTGGCAAATCCCAATTTACTGCATTCTTTGGGTATGCAAGGTGTTTCGCACGCAGTGCGTGCACCCGGACACATTGAAAATGACACAAACTCCCGTTACGCCGGTGGCAAACTGAGCGATAAAAGAAAGCAAAGTGATGTTTTGTCAGTAATTTCGTGTTTTGTCTCTGCACTTAGGCGATTGCGAAAGATCCGTGGAGGCCAAGATTGATCGCAAAATAATCACGTGCAAATGCCTGACCGCTTGCGAGTAAGTCACTCGTCCATGTTTTTAAATAGAAGTCGTCAGACGCCAAAAGCGTCTAGTAGTACAGACACTATTAACTCGCGTCAGAAGATAGGAGCACTGAAGATGCCAGAGGCGCGTTCCTATGCTAGAGATGCATGTCGGATTTAGCGCGTAAAGAAAACGTCACATGCCGATGTCGCTGACGGCGTCATTTTATCCCGCAGGGTTCAGTACTACCAAACGACGTCCAGCTCACTGACGTGGACAAGTCGGATCGTAAGAGCACCTCACcgcttagtttttttttgcgcagtgattacttcaaaacggtgatcacggagtcattTTTGGTGTAGACGTTACGAGCTTGAatccaggaggggggggggggggggggatctctTAAAGCGCAATCTTCTAAGGAATAAATTCCTCTTTTGTtgccggacaaacgtcaacatcCCCGTGAAGAGCCACATGATCAATTTTTACAGAGAAAGAAAATCAGATGAAGTTGTTTTCAGTGTTCCTTCAATATCCACCCACCTCACTAGTATTGCTCTGAGCAGAGTACAAGCATAGCGTGGTGCAGCTttatttcagagcctgcatgcaCAGTTTCACTGCTTTGCCACTTTTCTCTTCATGACCATAAAGAGGCATTGTGTGCAGGTGACCTTGGGCAGAGATTATCCTCGATCTAGTGCCGACGCATTGGCATCCCAGTGTACTCATCTTCCATAGCTTACGCAAGCTCCTCCGTCTAATCCTCAGTGTTATAGAGAAGGTGCCATATAAAGGCGGTACTTACATTGCAGGTACTGTTCCAGCGAATAGGTATCTATGTAGGCTAAGTTCTCCGTATCTAGATTTACATCGCTGCATGTGAGTAAAGTAACTTAGGTTGGTCACAATGTCGCGAATGCGAAGCTAGGTCTTCGACCCAGGTGGTGGCAGAATGTCGCCTATAGTTAATTTTCTTATCTTCCAGATGAATAGCGATGACGTTGAACTGTCTCGGTCGCCAAGAGAGGGCAAAAGGTGAGGCCATTGTATACATGTCAGCGAACAATGACCCAGACCGGAGCAGCAGCCAGTAGCAGGCGTACCCTGCTACTCGCTTATCTCTACGTTGTCAACTATAGACATGCAAAGAACGTCCTCCTCAGCCCGCGCCCGACCCAGTATTCCCGCTTTTAATCTCGGATTTAATTCATTATATCGTGCGAAGCATTACAATTTCACGGGCGTTTGTACCTGAAACGCGGAAGGTGAGTGCAACAAAGGGACTTTGCGTCACTGTCGCCATTTTGTTGTCGAGCGCGTAGCTTCAGCAGTGCATGCCGTGGCAGGAGGCGATGGCGGCGAAATGGCGGCCGCTGTGACGTCGGTTAATACTCCCTATAGTGCAGTGGTTAGCTTTAACCGTTGGTTTCATCCCGCTACGCACGTAATTTCAGCACCTGTGGAAGGCTTACTCACCGTGATGCGTAAAAAATGTTCACAGTCTGGTTCTGCATGTTTCGCATGACCACCATTTGGCTAGTTAAGCAAGCATAAGCTGTATTATGCTGCATATCATTACCGCGACTAGCCTACATTGCTCCCGCTGGCTTTGCAGAAGGACACGTTCTTGGGCATGTTGGTGCATAGCCTGAGTAGATGAAACGTACAAAAGACAGCACGcagacaaagaataacacgagacagATGCTATgttattctttgtctgtgttattctatgtgttattctttgtctgtgtgctgtgttttgtgcgcttcatctactcaggCTTTACAGACTAGCGTGTGATCGGTGGATGGCGCACGCGTCTGCCAGTCTTAGTTCACGGGGCAATTTCGTGCAATGGGCTTCAGGTAGCATTATTTTCATGCTGTGCGTGTTACGCCACCCGTGTATAATTAGCTGTTTTATTCAGACTATTCCTACGTGCATTGGATGGTTCGGTTCTTCGCAGGATCCACGTTCGGGTGGTAGTTTTCATGAGAAGCACCAAGGTCCTATATAAGAGCAAAGAGCCGAAGCTAACGGTAAGAACCGATCAGAACATGCTTTTAGCTGTAGCACTTTTGCATCGCCTCCAGTGCTTCCTTTTTCATATCTTGTGTCGTTCTTCTTCAAACACGCAGATTTAAAGCCTTGTTATCCTTTAAAAATACCTGTTTCACCACTACGGCAAATTCACATATCTTTCTTTGAGTGTTCCGCATGCACgtgaaggaaaaagaggtgctcgttacggcatacatgacggaagccaaaagccaccaaaaccaaggagcatagaggatgtattttttttaatttgcagtttTTCATCAGTTGGAAAGTAATAAAATCAGAAGAGAAAAACaatcacatgccgccggtgggatccgaacccacgaccatcGCACAGTGTTGCCCTTATTAGGAGCCCTATTTGAACTTCATTCCGGAAATTGGGAAACTACGGAGAAAGGTTCAGGTCAGGATAGGTCGCGCTTCTAAAATTGAGGGAGGGGTCAAGCTTACTTCTTCCTCCTTCTTTTCCCTCTCATCGTGAAAGCCATTTTTCCAAGTTGTATACAGTAACGGAGATGCCTTAATGTGCATGCAACAAagtaagaaagtttttttttcttcagccctTTTACAATCGCACGCGCAAGTGATAGTTGCGCAGTTGATGCCAGGCGACAGGCCCGGGCCTTTTCCTCGCCACTCACTACAACTTACGATTACCGCAGCTGTCGAGCCTGTTCCGCAACATCGGTGGCCTGATGGGCGTC is a window of Amblyomma americanum isolate KBUSLIRL-KWMA chromosome 4, ASM5285725v1, whole genome shotgun sequence DNA encoding:
- the LOC144130445 gene encoding acid-sensing ion channel 4-B-like, encoding MRDTHELLTEYYAYDDRVNQEILEQKQVQFPAITVCNMNPWRKSQLCGEESFQGKMEKSLQAKLCTTRNRNVTLTDEDIALSNRLKQWISEEQRRNLSRAEKLGHQLEDMIQECRVHEGDCLSTQILEIRMVPRYGNCYCLGCNSSRFSWQAMQMSDPENGLRMSLNMEPEEFLPLTVDAGFYIMVHQAGAQEEVFDNAVYAPPGATTYIGVAKTISKNLKEPYKNPCQDHWPPELEKYVVKGIVYTKRACDEYCYQVHIFEKCGCRSFNHIRVFAPQLMESPVCVDVLRGDCERSVEAKIDRKIITCKCLTACEVQYYQTTSSSLTWTSRIMNSDDVELSRSPREGKRIHVRVVVFMRSTKVLYKSKEPKLTLSSLFRNIGGLMGVYLGYSSLQIFHVLDVLVDGAYSTLSGIWGRYMRNRRRRRGQGPRRLRATIPPLPEEVMQRYPVTTQPIYGL